One window of Curtobacterium sp. 458 genomic DNA carries:
- a CDS encoding VOC family protein — protein MRAKGPSPYFQLPGTARAALGRWSEVFGGEVRIATYADFRRTDGPSDAVAHGQLAGDLELFAADAAEGETTFAATGLLFSLLGASDPATLTRWFEALSVDGTVLDPLQRRPWGDWDGQVRDAFGVTWLIGYEASALPGQEQER, from the coding sequence ATGCGAGCCAAGGGTCCGTCGCCGTACTTCCAGCTCCCCGGCACCGCCCGGGCGGCCCTCGGGCGCTGGTCGGAGGTGTTCGGCGGTGAGGTGCGGATCGCGACCTACGCGGACTTCCGCCGCACGGACGGCCCCTCCGACGCGGTCGCGCACGGGCAACTGGCGGGCGACCTGGAGCTGTTCGCGGCCGATGCTGCCGAGGGTGAGACCACGTTCGCGGCGACCGGACTGCTCTTCTCGCTGCTCGGCGCGTCCGACCCCGCCACCCTGACCCGTTGGTTCGAGGCACTCTCGGTCGACGGCACCGTCCTCGATCCGCTGCAGCGGCGGCCGTGGGGCGACTGGGACGGTCAGGTGCGCGACGCGTTCGGCGTGACCTGGCTGATCGGCTACGAGGCTTCGGCGCTGCCGGGGCAGGAGCAGGAGCGGTGA
- a CDS encoding SDR family NAD(P)-dependent oxidoreductase — MSVFLVTGASRGLGRSVVETALRAGHRVVAGVRDVSALGELVGVFPEALEVVPLDVTDAPAAERAVQIAVERFGGLDVVVNNAGYANVASIEDVDPEDFRAQVETNLFGVVTVTRAALPVLRRQGHGHIVQVSSVGGRMATPGLGAYQTAKWAVGGFSSVLAKEVAPFGVRVTVLEPGGMRTDWSGSSMHIAPVRPEYESTVGVSARMHGGDSIGASDPRLVAELLLRVVAMDEPPLRLLVGPDAFQHGTAAGRALLAEDERNESLSRSSTAADVTEAQLDPLAQA; from the coding sequence ATGTCCGTGTTCCTCGTCACCGGGGCTTCCCGAGGCCTCGGTCGATCCGTCGTCGAGACCGCACTCCGAGCCGGGCACCGGGTGGTGGCCGGCGTCCGCGACGTCAGCGCCCTCGGCGAACTCGTCGGCGTCTTCCCCGAGGCGCTCGAGGTGGTGCCCCTCGACGTCACCGACGCGCCCGCGGCCGAGCGTGCGGTCCAGATCGCCGTCGAGCGCTTCGGCGGTCTCGACGTCGTCGTCAACAACGCCGGCTACGCCAACGTCGCGAGCATCGAGGACGTCGATCCGGAGGACTTCCGGGCGCAGGTCGAGACGAACCTGTTCGGCGTCGTCACCGTCACCCGCGCGGCGTTGCCCGTGCTGCGTCGGCAAGGGCACGGCCACATCGTGCAGGTCTCGTCGGTCGGTGGCCGCATGGCCACCCCGGGGCTCGGCGCGTACCAGACGGCGAAGTGGGCGGTGGGTGGCTTCTCGTCCGTGCTCGCGAAGGAGGTCGCGCCGTTCGGCGTCCGGGTGACGGTGCTCGAGCCCGGTGGCATGCGGACCGACTGGTCGGGGTCGTCGATGCACATTGCCCCGGTGCGTCCGGAGTACGAGAGCACCGTCGGTGTCTCCGCTCGGATGCACGGCGGCGACTCGATCGGTGCGAGCGACCCACGGCTGGTCGCCGAGCTCCTGCTGCGGGTGGTGGCGATGGACGAGCCACCGTTGCGCCTGCTCGTCGGTCCCGACGCGTTCCAGCACGGCACCGCGGCCGGCCGCGCGCTGCTGGCGGAGGACGAGCGCAACGAGTCGTTGTCCCGGTCCAGCACCGCCGCCGACGTGACTGAAGCGCAGCTCGACCCGCTCGCGCAGGCCTGA
- a CDS encoding helix-turn-helix domain-containing protein: MTNPALERDTAVAPEPCTLRERKKQQTRQAIHGAALDRVIAHGLDGVTVEQICADADVSPRTFFNYFTSKAHAALGLDTVVTPDRVAEAFRDGSGRLVDDVCTLVARSVPLPSDRSRTKELLVHRPEMTPMVMRWMAESRQAMLAVVTTRTDEQTARTVVTLVMSALSEVAHRDTVSSTVELGDRLRAVVAEMAALATV, encoded by the coding sequence GTGACCAACCCGGCGCTCGAACGCGACACCGCCGTCGCCCCCGAGCCCTGCACCCTCCGCGAGCGCAAGAAGCAGCAGACCCGACAGGCGATCCACGGCGCCGCGCTCGACCGCGTCATCGCGCACGGACTCGACGGGGTGACCGTCGAGCAGATCTGCGCGGACGCCGACGTCTCCCCGCGGACGTTCTTCAACTACTTCACGTCGAAGGCGCACGCCGCCCTCGGGCTCGACACCGTCGTCACGCCCGACCGCGTCGCCGAGGCGTTCCGCGACGGCAGCGGGCGGCTCGTGGACGACGTCTGCACCCTCGTCGCCCGGAGCGTCCCGCTCCCGTCGGACCGTAGCCGCACCAAGGAACTGCTCGTCCACCGACCCGAGATGACACCGATGGTCATGCGGTGGATGGCCGAGTCCCGGCAGGCGATGCTCGCGGTGGTCACGACCCGCACGGACGAGCAGACGGCCCGGACGGTCGTCACCCTGGTCATGTCGGCACTCTCGGAGGTCGCGCACCGGGACACGGTGTCGAGCACGGTCGAGCTCGGCGATCGGTTGCGAGCGGTGGTGGCCGAGATGGCCGCGCTCGCGACCGTCTGA
- a CDS encoding VOC family protein: MSAVRQVQVTFDCAEPERVARFWSAVLGYVVPPPPPGFADWAAFDAALPPEHQGSAFACQDPDGVGPRLFFQRVPEGKVVKNRVHLDVRVGTGLVGEERLAALDAESTRLVALGATQVRRMTADGINESCIVMQDVEGNEFCLD; the protein is encoded by the coding sequence GTGAGCGCCGTCCGGCAGGTCCAGGTGACGTTCGACTGCGCGGAGCCGGAGCGCGTCGCACGGTTCTGGTCTGCGGTCCTCGGCTACGTGGTGCCGCCACCGCCGCCGGGCTTCGCGGACTGGGCGGCGTTCGACGCGGCGCTGCCTCCGGAGCACCAGGGTTCGGCGTTCGCCTGCCAGGACCCGGACGGCGTCGGGCCACGCCTGTTCTTCCAGCGGGTCCCGGAGGGCAAGGTCGTGAAGAACCGGGTCCACCTCGACGTCCGGGTCGGGACGGGCCTCGTCGGGGAGGAGCGTCTCGCCGCCCTCGACGCCGAGAGCACGCGACTGGTGGCACTCGGCGCGACCCAGGTCCGGCGCATGACGGCGGACGGCATCAACGAGTCGTGCATCGTGATGCAGGACGTCGAGGGCAACGAGTTCTGCCTCGACTGA
- a CDS encoding potassium transporter Kup, with protein sequence MTETRAHTPATDTGEDGGHGPAKGIAALALAALGVVFGDIGTSPLYALRTVFTIDGGIVKANQEDVYGVISMMFWSVTVIVSIKYVLVLMRADNNGEGGVMALAALARRLYAKRRGGATIFLVIGIVGVSLFYGDSVITPAVSVLSAVEGLQTAAPSIEHLIVPIAAVILIVLFAVQRFGTGKVGNLFGPVMLLWFVVIAAAGVPHILAHPGVLQGLSPTWAISFLIAHPYITFVAMGAVVLVITGAEALYADMGHFGRKPILRAWFFVVFPALVLNYLGQASLVLRDPSAAKDPFFLLFPSGLQLPVVILATAATVIASQAVISGAFSLSRQAVQLGLLPPLTIRQTSREEGGQIYLPAVNLLLFIGVLAVMLTFRSSASLATAYGVSVTGALVVDTLLLLLVVKPLWQWATWKLVLAAVVFGGLELTFLAGNLSKILHGGWVPLLIALAVITLMTTWRRGRQLVQEERKEREGSLADFIEKINTKGIPRVKGIAIFPHPNKETTPLALRANVEHNHVVHRTVIIVSVITANVPHVPHAKAFFRDDLGYEDDGIDHITIKFGFSDDQDLPRALHAACLAEVLELDPDEMEKASYFISRGALRPQPGNRGMVSWRKKLFVGLAHNAADPAARFGLPAQRTVTMGSDVEL encoded by the coding sequence GTGACCGAGACCCGCGCTCACACACCCGCGACCGACACCGGCGAGGACGGCGGACACGGCCCCGCGAAGGGCATCGCCGCGCTCGCCCTCGCCGCGCTCGGCGTGGTGTTCGGTGACATCGGCACCAGTCCGCTCTACGCGCTCCGGACCGTCTTCACGATCGACGGCGGGATCGTCAAGGCGAACCAGGAGGACGTCTACGGCGTCATCTCGATGATGTTCTGGAGCGTCACGGTCATCGTGTCGATCAAGTACGTCCTCGTCCTCATGCGCGCGGACAACAACGGCGAGGGCGGCGTCATGGCACTCGCGGCGCTGGCCCGTCGTCTCTACGCCAAGCGGCGGGGTGGCGCGACGATCTTCCTCGTCATCGGCATCGTCGGGGTCTCCCTGTTCTACGGCGACTCGGTGATCACCCCGGCGGTCTCGGTCCTCTCGGCGGTCGAGGGCCTGCAGACGGCGGCCCCGAGCATCGAGCACCTCATCGTGCCGATCGCGGCCGTCATCCTCATCGTGCTGTTCGCGGTGCAGCGGTTCGGCACCGGCAAGGTGGGCAACCTGTTCGGGCCGGTCATGCTCCTGTGGTTCGTCGTCATCGCTGCGGCCGGGGTGCCACACATCCTCGCGCACCCCGGTGTGCTCCAGGGGCTCTCGCCGACGTGGGCGATCTCCTTCCTCATCGCACACCCGTACATCACGTTCGTGGCCATGGGTGCCGTGGTCCTCGTCATCACCGGTGCCGAGGCGCTCTACGCCGACATGGGGCACTTCGGCCGGAAGCCGATCCTCCGCGCCTGGTTCTTCGTCGTGTTCCCCGCGCTCGTCCTCAACTACCTCGGCCAGGCGTCCCTCGTCCTCCGCGACCCGTCCGCCGCGAAGGACCCGTTCTTCCTGCTCTTCCCGAGCGGCCTCCAGCTGCCCGTGGTGATCCTCGCGACCGCGGCCACCGTCATCGCCAGCCAGGCCGTCATCTCCGGGGCGTTCTCCCTCAGCCGGCAGGCCGTGCAACTCGGGCTCCTGCCCCCGCTGACGATCCGCCAGACCTCCCGCGAAGAGGGCGGCCAGATCTACCTGCCTGCCGTGAACCTCCTGCTGTTCATCGGCGTGCTGGCGGTCATGCTCACGTTCCGGTCGTCGGCGAGCCTCGCGACCGCGTACGGCGTGTCCGTCACGGGCGCGCTCGTGGTCGACACCCTGCTGCTGCTCCTCGTCGTGAAGCCGCTGTGGCAGTGGGCGACGTGGAAGCTCGTCCTCGCCGCGGTCGTGTTCGGCGGCCTCGAGCTGACGTTCCTCGCCGGCAACCTGTCGAAGATCCTGCACGGTGGGTGGGTCCCGCTCCTCATCGCGCTCGCCGTGATCACGCTCATGACGACGTGGCGACGGGGGCGCCAGCTCGTGCAGGAGGAGCGCAAGGAGCGGGAGGGGTCGCTCGCGGACTTCATCGAGAAGATCAACACGAAGGGGATCCCGCGGGTCAAGGGCATCGCGATCTTCCCGCACCCGAACAAGGAGACGACGCCGCTCGCCCTCCGCGCCAACGTCGAGCACAACCACGTGGTGCACCGGACCGTGATCATCGTGTCCGTCATCACCGCGAACGTGCCGCACGTGCCGCACGCGAAGGCGTTCTTCCGCGACGACCTCGGCTACGAGGACGACGGCATCGACCACATCACGATCAAGTTCGGGTTCTCCGACGACCAGGACCTCCCGCGCGCCCTGCACGCCGCGTGCCTGGCCGAGGTGCTGGAGCTCGATCCGGACGAGATGGAGAAGGCGTCGTACTTCATCTCCCGCGGCGCACTGCGGCCGCAGCCGGGGAACCGTGGCATGGTCAGCTGGCGGAAGAAGCTCTTCGTCGGTCTCGCGCACAACGCGGCGGACCCGGCGGCGCGGTTCGGCCTGCCGGCGCAGCGCACCGTGACGATGGGCAGCGACGTCGAGCTCTGA
- a CDS encoding DEAD/DEAH box helicase has protein sequence MSTENTSTAETVDEGPVVTFADLGLSDQVLKAVKDIGYETPSAIQEATIPTLLEGRDVVGLAQTGTGKTAAFALPILSRMESGSKVPQALVLSPTRELALQVCEAFEQFASHMKHVHVLPVYGGQAYGVQLSALRRGVDVVVGTPGRIMDHIAKGTLDLSELKYLVLDEADEMLKMGFAEDVETILAETPDDKQVALFSATMPAQIRRISQQYLTDPAEITVKTKTKTAANITQRYLMVSYPQKVDALTRILEVEDFEGMIIFVRTKSETETLAEKLRARGYAAAAISGDVAQAQRERTVNQLKSGKLDILVATDVAARGLDVDRITHVVNFDIPVDIESYVHRIGRTGRAGRKGDSISFVTPRERRLLSAIERHTKQPLTQMQLPTIEDVNETRLTRFDDAITAALEQQDRISAFRDVIAHYVRNHDVPAEDVSAALAVVAQGEDPLLLDPESDELSARVGRDGASGARRDRDDRGDRGDRDDRGPRRSQPMTAYRIEVGRRHRVEPRQIVGALANEGGLRRDDFGAIQIRPDFSIVELPTDMDAGVLDRLSDTRISGKLIEIKPDRRGSAGGRRFDRDDRGPRGGGRYDRDRDDRGGRDRDDRGPRGGGRYDRDRDDRGARKPRH, from the coding sequence ATGAGCACCGAGAACACCAGCACTGCCGAGACCGTCGACGAGGGGCCCGTGGTGACCTTCGCCGACCTCGGCCTGAGTGACCAGGTGCTCAAGGCCGTCAAGGACATCGGCTACGAGACGCCGTCCGCCATCCAGGAAGCCACCATCCCGACGCTGCTCGAGGGGCGCGACGTTGTCGGCCTCGCGCAGACCGGTACCGGCAAGACCGCCGCGTTCGCGCTGCCGATCCTGTCCCGCATGGAGTCGGGCAGCAAGGTGCCGCAGGCGCTCGTGCTGTCCCCGACCCGCGAGCTCGCACTCCAGGTCTGCGAGGCGTTCGAGCAGTTCGCGTCGCACATGAAGCACGTGCACGTCCTGCCCGTGTACGGCGGTCAGGCGTACGGCGTGCAGCTGTCCGCCCTCCGTCGCGGCGTCGACGTCGTGGTCGGCACCCCCGGCCGCATCATGGACCACATCGCGAAGGGCACGCTCGACCTCTCCGAGCTGAAGTACCTCGTGCTCGACGAGGCCGACGAGATGCTCAAGATGGGCTTCGCCGAGGACGTCGAGACCATCCTCGCGGAGACCCCGGACGACAAGCAGGTCGCGCTGTTCTCGGCGACGATGCCCGCGCAGATCCGCCGCATCTCGCAGCAGTACCTCACGGATCCGGCCGAGATCACCGTCAAGACGAAGACGAAGACCGCGGCGAACATCACGCAGCGGTACCTGATGGTGTCCTACCCGCAGAAGGTCGACGCCCTCACCCGCATCCTCGAGGTCGAGGACTTCGAGGGCATGATCATCTTCGTCCGCACGAAGAGCGAGACCGAGACGCTCGCCGAGAAGCTCCGCGCCCGCGGGTACGCCGCTGCGGCCATCAGCGGCGACGTCGCCCAGGCGCAGCGCGAGCGGACCGTGAACCAGCTGAAGTCCGGCAAGCTCGACATCCTCGTCGCCACCGACGTCGCCGCCCGTGGCCTCGACGTCGACCGCATCACGCACGTGGTGAACTTCGACATCCCCGTGGACATCGAGTCCTACGTCCACCGCATCGGCCGCACCGGTCGCGCAGGCCGCAAGGGTGACTCGATCAGCTTCGTCACCCCGCGCGAGCGCCGACTGCTCTCCGCGATCGAGCGCCACACCAAGCAGCCGCTCACGCAGATGCAGCTCCCGACGATCGAGGACGTCAACGAGACGCGCCTGACCCGCTTCGACGACGCCATCACCGCGGCGCTCGAGCAGCAGGACCGCATCTCGGCGTTCCGCGACGTCATCGCCCACTACGTCCGCAACCACGACGTGCCCGCCGAGGACGTCTCCGCGGCGCTCGCGGTCGTGGCCCAGGGCGAGGACCCGCTGCTCCTCGACCCGGAGTCGGACGAGCTCAGCGCGCGGGTCGGCCGCGACGGCGCCTCGGGTGCCCGCCGTGACCGGGACGACCGAGGTGACCGCGGCGACCGTGACGACCGCGGTCCGCGTCGGTCCCAGCCGATGACGGCGTACCGCATCGAGGTCGGCCGTCGCCACCGTGTCGAGCCGCGCCAGATCGTCGGTGCGCTCGCGAACGAGGGTGGCCTCCGCCGCGACGACTTCGGGGCCATCCAGATCCGGCCGGACTTCTCCATCGTGGAGCTCCCGACCGACATGGACGCCGGCGTGCTCGACCGTCTGTCCGACACCCGGATCAGCGGCAAGCTCATCGAGATCAAGCCCGACCGCCGCGGTAGCGCCGGTGGCCGTCGCTTCGACCGCGACGACCGCGGGCCGCGCGGCGGTGGCCGGTACGACCGTGACCGCGACGACCGCGGGGGTCGTGACCGCGACGATCGTGGGCCGCGCGGCGGTGGCCGGTACGACCGTGACCGCGACGACCGCGGGGCGCGCAAGCCGCGCCACTGA
- a CDS encoding TetR family transcriptional regulator: MTPTMPRDADATRARLLGAARDEFAAVGIAGARVDRIAAAATSNKAQIYHYFGSKDGLFDAVFDAVVADTLDEVEITPDDLPGYAGRLHDSYDRRPWVQRLATWYRLERGDAGSRIGAVVRSNAAKVEAIAAAQRAGTVRDTFTAPELLGLVIHTAALWSGSTPEFGDLVRGLDGVRRRAVVVAAVDAIVRA; this comes from the coding sequence ATGACCCCGACGATGCCGCGCGACGCCGACGCCACCCGGGCTCGCCTCCTCGGGGCAGCGCGCGACGAGTTCGCCGCCGTCGGCATCGCCGGGGCGCGGGTCGACCGGATCGCCGCAGCCGCGACGAGCAACAAGGCGCAGATCTACCACTACTTCGGCAGCAAGGACGGACTCTTCGACGCCGTCTTCGACGCCGTGGTGGCGGACACCCTCGACGAGGTCGAGATCACGCCCGACGACCTCCCGGGCTACGCCGGACGGCTCCACGACTCGTACGACAGGCGCCCGTGGGTGCAGCGCCTCGCGACGTGGTACCGGCTCGAACGCGGCGATGCGGGCTCGCGGATCGGTGCGGTCGTCCGCTCGAACGCGGCCAAGGTCGAAGCGATCGCGGCAGCACAACGAGCCGGGACGGTGCGGGACACCTTCACCGCGCCGGAACTCCTCGGCCTCGTCATCCACACGGCCGCGCTGTGGAGCGGCTCGACGCCGGAGTTCGGTGACCTCGTCCGCGGGCTCGACGGTGTCCGGCGGCGAGCGGTCGTCGTGGCAGCGGTCGACGCCATCGTGCGTGCCTGA
- a CDS encoding MDR family MFS transporter, with translation MTATAPVSVQAPAAAGGAGQQPLMTHRQILLVIYGLMAGMFLSSLGQTVFGTAIRTIGDDLHGLDQQAWVTTAYLITSTIATPIYGKLSDIFGRRPLYIFGIVVFILGAVLSSMATSMIMLAGFRAVQGIGAGALMSLPLAIMGDILAPRERAKYQGYFLAVFGISSVIGPLIGGLLAGSSEILWITGWRWVLLINVPIGIAALIMVIVFLHLPKVHRAGDKPVVDWWGATAVIVTLVPLLLVAEQGRTWGWGSPAAIACYVIGAVGLVALLVIESKMGDAAIIPLKLFRSGTFSMATVIGFLVGFAMFGAMLTIPLYLQIVVGLTPTESGFATLPLVGGLMIASITSGQIVARVGRYRIFPVIGTFLVSTGYVVLTFMTIDKPLWFLMIGMFLIGLGLGSVMQSLTLASQGSVEARDMGVATSSATFFRQIGGTLGTAVLLSVLFSVMPANILHATANEKDLSAALGAATNPTVATASENRGVMDKIWTPIVTPLEDGVQSKLDDAAAQAKTAARTAVTEQVSAAVQQQVAAGTVPAAAAQQVIDQQVAAATPAAEQQALAAVADEAHATVQDGTVTVDWADASQRSYWVDQLTPTLAKQIDDGSGTSENASSANDTSFLTGADSRLTRPFMAGFNASSVTIYWVGLGVILLAFVLTWFFRVPPLRQRSALQEQHDLSAEAQLETEAGTAAAAAGSFTGPMTGSVPVQSAPTTGSTPTRR, from the coding sequence ATGACAGCCACCGCACCCGTCTCGGTGCAGGCCCCCGCGGCCGCAGGTGGGGCCGGTCAGCAGCCGCTGATGACCCACCGCCAGATCCTCCTCGTCATCTACGGCCTGATGGCGGGCATGTTCCTGTCGTCCCTCGGCCAGACCGTCTTCGGGACCGCCATCCGCACGATCGGTGACGACCTGCACGGCCTCGACCAGCAGGCCTGGGTCACGACCGCGTACCTCATCACGTCGACGATCGCGACGCCGATCTACGGCAAGCTCTCCGACATCTTCGGCCGCCGGCCGCTCTACATCTTCGGCATCGTCGTGTTCATCCTCGGCGCCGTGCTGTCGTCGATGGCGACCTCGATGATCATGCTCGCCGGCTTCCGCGCCGTGCAGGGCATCGGTGCCGGAGCGCTCATGTCGCTGCCGCTCGCGATCATGGGTGACATCCTCGCCCCGCGCGAGCGTGCCAAGTACCAGGGCTACTTCCTCGCGGTGTTCGGCATCTCGTCCGTCATCGGCCCGCTCATCGGCGGTCTGCTCGCCGGTTCCTCCGAGATCCTGTGGATCACCGGCTGGCGCTGGGTGCTCCTCATCAACGTGCCGATCGGCATCGCGGCGCTCATCATGGTGATCGTCTTCCTGCACCTGCCGAAGGTGCACCGCGCCGGCGACAAGCCCGTCGTCGACTGGTGGGGTGCGACCGCCGTGATCGTCACGCTCGTGCCGCTGCTGCTCGTCGCCGAGCAGGGCCGTACGTGGGGCTGGGGTTCGCCGGCCGCGATCGCCTGCTACGTGATCGGTGCCGTCGGCCTGGTCGCCCTGCTCGTCATCGAGTCGAAGATGGGCGACGCCGCGATCATCCCGCTGAAGCTCTTCCGCTCCGGCACGTTCTCGATGGCCACGGTCATCGGGTTCCTCGTCGGGTTCGCGATGTTCGGCGCGATGCTGACCATCCCGCTCTACCTGCAGATCGTCGTCGGCCTCACCCCGACCGAGTCCGGGTTCGCGACCCTGCCCCTCGTGGGCGGCCTGATGATCGCGTCGATCACGTCCGGCCAGATCGTCGCGCGGGTCGGCCGCTACCGGATCTTCCCGGTCATCGGCACGTTCCTGGTGTCGACCGGCTACGTCGTCCTCACGTTCATGACGATCGACAAGCCGCTCTGGTTCCTCATGATCGGCATGTTCCTCATCGGCCTCGGACTCGGCTCCGTCATGCAGTCGCTGACCCTCGCGTCGCAGGGCTCGGTCGAGGCGCGGGACATGGGCGTCGCGACCTCGTCGGCGACGTTCTTCCGCCAGATCGGCGGCACGCTCGGCACGGCCGTGCTGCTCTCCGTGCTGTTCTCCGTCATGCCGGCGAACATCCTGCACGCGACCGCGAACGAGAAGGACCTGTCCGCCGCACTCGGTGCCGCGACGAACCCGACCGTGGCCACCGCGAGCGAGAACCGCGGCGTGATGGACAAGATCTGGACGCCGATCGTGACCCCGCTCGAGGACGGCGTGCAGTCGAAGCTCGACGACGCCGCCGCACAGGCGAAGACCGCTGCTCGGACTGCGGTGACGGAGCAGGTCAGCGCGGCCGTCCAGCAGCAGGTCGCCGCCGGTACAGTCCCCGCGGCTGCCGCCCAGCAGGTCATCGACCAGCAGGTCGCCGCCGCCACCCCCGCGGCCGAACAGCAGGCCCTCGCCGCCGTCGCGGACGAGGCGCACGCCACCGTCCAGGACGGCACCGTCACCGTCGACTGGGCGGACGCCTCGCAGCGCTCCTACTGGGTCGACCAGCTCACCCCGACGCTCGCGAAGCAGATCGACGACGGTTCCGGCACGAGCGAGAACGCCTCGAGTGCGAACGACACCTCGTTCCTGACCGGCGCCGACAGCCGCCTCACCCGGCCGTTCATGGCGGGCTTCAACGCCTCGTCCGTGACGATCTACTGGGTCGGACTCGGCGTGATCCTGCTCGCGTTCGTGCTCACCTGGTTCTTCCGGGTCCCGCCGCTGCGCCAGCGCTCGGCCCTGCAGGAGCAGCACGACCTGTCCGCCGAGGCGCAGCTCGAGACCGAGGCGGGCACGGCAGCGGCCGCCGCGGGCTCCTTCACCGGACCGATGACGGGCTCCGTGCCGGTCCAGTCCGCACCGACGACGGGGTCCACCCCCACCCGTCGGTGA
- a CDS encoding DUF808 domain-containing protein: MSVGLLAVVDDILSAALKASAKTAGVVIDDAAVTPQYVQGIAPARELPVVGRIALGSLFNKFVIIIPVALLLSAFAPGVLPWLLLIGGTYLCFEGAEKVTEWFGTHHETDAETPTTEPKLVFGAIRTDLILSTEIMLIALAGLDPDLGFWPTVGALLVIGLVMTIAVYGAVALLVKIDDIGLQMMKNPSRSTRRAGARVVRAMPTVFRVIGVVGTVAMLWVGGHLVVQNLAETFWHGPYDLLHAVEHGIEAAGPVVTWIVDTAISAVFGLALGLVVVGVVLGIGRLRGRTH; the protein is encoded by the coding sequence ATGTCAGTGGGGTTGCTCGCGGTCGTCGACGACATCCTGTCCGCCGCGCTCAAGGCGAGCGCGAAGACCGCCGGTGTGGTCATCGACGACGCTGCCGTCACCCCGCAGTACGTGCAGGGCATCGCGCCCGCTCGTGAACTGCCGGTCGTCGGGCGGATCGCGCTCGGCAGCCTGTTCAACAAGTTCGTCATCATCATCCCGGTGGCGCTCCTGCTGTCCGCGTTCGCGCCGGGGGTGCTGCCGTGGCTGCTCCTCATCGGCGGGACGTACCTGTGCTTCGAGGGGGCCGAGAAGGTCACCGAGTGGTTCGGCACCCATCACGAAACCGACGCCGAGACCCCGACCACCGAGCCGAAGCTCGTGTTCGGTGCGATCCGGACGGACCTCATCCTCAGCACCGAGATCATGCTCATCGCGCTCGCCGGCCTGGACCCCGACCTCGGGTTCTGGCCGACGGTCGGCGCGCTGCTCGTCATCGGCCTCGTCATGACGATCGCGGTCTACGGCGCCGTCGCGCTCCTCGTGAAGATCGACGACATCGGTCTGCAGATGATGAAGAACCCGTCCCGGTCGACGCGCCGCGCCGGGGCCCGGGTGGTCCGCGCGATGCCGACCGTCTTCCGGGTGATCGGGGTCGTCGGCACCGTGGCGATGCTCTGGGTCGGTGGGCACCTGGTCGTGCAGAACCTCGCCGAGACGTTCTGGCACGGCCCGTACGACCTGCTGCACGCCGTCGAGCACGGCATCGAGGCGGCCGGGCCGGTCGTCACGTGGATCGTCGACACCGCGATCTCGGCCGTGTTCGGGCTCGCGCTCGGGCTGGTCGTCGTCGGGGTCGTCCTCGGCATCGGGCGGCTGCGCGGCCGCACGCACTGA
- a CDS encoding MarR family winged helix-turn-helix transcriptional regulator, with protein sequence MNEDRTAAERLLRSQLDRLWVRQTIRASLIESRGGLDPTARVILRAVEHFGAVRSTAIADATGLSRPVISRRVASLVDAGFLSTAPDPADGRAALLSLAPLGVEVLDQLDLAGAEVFDDLTGVFAADELRQLAALLERLNDRADVLFGVGAAARDATS encoded by the coding sequence GTGAACGAGGACCGGACCGCCGCCGAGCGACTCCTCCGATCGCAGCTCGACCGGCTGTGGGTGCGGCAGACCATCCGCGCCTCGCTCATCGAGTCGCGCGGGGGACTCGACCCGACCGCTCGCGTGATCCTCCGCGCCGTCGAGCACTTCGGCGCCGTACGGTCCACGGCGATCGCGGACGCCACCGGTCTCTCGCGTCCGGTCATCAGCCGACGGGTCGCCTCGCTCGTCGACGCCGGTTTCCTCAGCACGGCTCCCGACCCGGCGGACGGCCGTGCGGCCCTCCTCTCCCTCGCGCCGCTCGGTGTCGAGGTCCTCGACCAGTTGGACCTCGCCGGCGCCGAGGTCTTCGACGACCTCACGGGCGTCTTCGCCGCCGACGAGCTCCGGCAGCTCGCGGCGCTCCTCGAGCGGCTCAACGACCGGGCCGACGTCCTGTTCGGGGTGGGCGCGGCCGCGCGCGACGCGACTTCCTGA